From Musa acuminata AAA Group cultivar baxijiao chromosome BXJ3-8, Cavendish_Baxijiao_AAA, whole genome shotgun sequence, one genomic window encodes:
- the LOC103993567 gene encoding protein transport protein SEC23 D: MAVRATVSRFPVDADALESSGLPWGATVTPFAPADERGAVPIYGSGGHLLPRCDNCWAYLSTLCELERWGWTCALCGSFNGLDSATLDRYARPHDCPELSSSFIDLEIPVEGSGEAEIQARPVYVAAVDLSSSEEFLELVKSSLLAALEALVPGSLFGLVTFSHKVGIYDVQGPIAVVKNVFIPPDSEGRLPVDLEDVMPLLSFLAPVETCKDRIAAALETLKPTTSWERTTAAGQGLDGVLLGGRGFGVAMTALIDYLSSEYGSTFALARVFVFLSGPPDYGAGQLDTGRYGEQYASKREDADRALLPEQTPFYKDLAAIAVQAGVCVDIFAVTDEYTDLASLKYLSIESGGSLFLYANMDDSTLPQDMYRMLSRSYAFGCILRLRTSSEFKIGYSYGHFFPDPQYESVQHIICCDPFATYAYDFEFANSSGFSRHTEPPVLQVAFQYSIIVPREDTGISESNSSTSSKFCLKRRLRIRTLQYGSASNINELYDSVDPEALLSILVHKVILATFKEGVREGRMLLHDWLVILTAQYNDAYRLVYNNIGNATSHVDVAFLQCPQLQPIPRLIFALLRNPLLRLHEEGIHPDYRIYLQCLFSALEPTPLQRAIYPLLSSYTTPDQQAYPRHSLSHAALVTSGSPIFLLDAFTNIIVYYSPTADSSIPFPPPHDCLLRATINKLKQERNITPKLTFIRGGQDDATAFEKYLIEEQSIDGSDLSSIMGFVSFLEEISRGVLEYLK, from the exons ATGGCGGTGCGGGCGACGGTCTCCCGCTTCCCGGTGGACGCCGACGCCCTCGAATCCTCCGGCCTCCCCTGGGGCGCCACCGTCACGCCCTTCGCCCCCGCCGATGAGCGCGGCGCCGTTCCCATCTACGGTTCTGGCGGCCACCTCCTCCCTCGCTGCGACAACTGCTGGGCCTACCTCAGCACCCTCTGCGAGCTGGAGCGCTGGGGCTGGACCTGCGCCCTCTGCGGCTCCTTCAACGGCCTCGACTCCGCCACCCTTGACCGATACGCCCGCCCCCACGACTGCCCTGAGTTGTCTTCCTCCTTCATCGACCTCGAGATCCCAG TGGAGGGATCTGGCGAAGCGGAGATACAGGCTCGACCGGTCTATGTAGCGGCGGTGGATTTGTCTT CTTCTGAAGAGTTCTTAGAACTTGTCAAAAGTTCTCTTCTAGCAGCTCTTGAAG CTTTGGTGCCAGGATCCTTGTTTGGTCTGGTTACATTCAGTCACAAGGTCGGGATATATGATGTTCAAGGTCCGATAGCAGTTGTGAAAAATGTTTTCATCCCTCCTGATTCAGAAGGCAGATTACCTGTTGATCTTGAAGATGTCATGCCATTGCTTTCATTTTTAGCTCCA GTGGAAACTTGCAAGGATCGTATTGCTGCTGCCCTTGAGACACTGAAGCCTACAACTTCCTGGGAGAGAACAACTGCTGCAGGGCAAGGACTTGATGGTGTGTTGCTAGGTGGCAGGGGATTTGGAGTAGCCATGACAGCTCTCATTGATTACCTTAGTTCAGAATATGGGAGTACATTTGCATTGG CTAGGGTATTTGTGTTTTTGTCTGGTCCTCCAGATTATGGAGCTGGACAGTTAGATACAGGACGCTATGGGGAACAGTATGCCAGCAAGAGGGAAGATGCAGACCGTGCTTTGCTTCCTGAACAGACACCATTCTACAAGGATCTG GCTGCTATTGCTGTTCAAGCAGGTGTTTGTGTGGACATTTTTGCTGTTACAGATGAATACACAGATTTGGCTTCCCTTAAATATCTTAGTATCGAAAGTGGTGGTTCTTTGTTTCTTTATGCAAACATGGATGATTCTACTCTTCCACAAGACAT GTACCGAATGCTGAGTCGCTCATACGCATTTGGTTGTATATTAAGATTGAGGACATCTTCCGAGTTCAAAATTGGTTACTCG TATGGTCATTTTTTTCCAGATCCCCAGTATGAAAGTGTTCAACATATCATCTGCTGTGATCCTTTTGCCACATATGCATATGACTTTGAGTTTGCCAATTCTAGCGGTTTCTCCAG GCATACAGAACCTCCAGTTCTACAGGTTGCATTTCAGTATAGTATTATTGTTCCTCGGGAGGATACTGGCATTTCTGAATCAAATTCTTCCACAAG TTCAAAGTTTTGCCTCAAAAGACGGCTAAGAATAAGGACACTGCAGTATGGATCAGCGTCAAATATAAATGAACTCTATGACAGTGTTGATCCTGAAGCTTTGTTATCCATTCTTGTTCATAAG GTAATTTTAGCTACCTTTAAGGAAGGGGTCAGAGAGGGCAGGATGTTGCTCCATGATTGGCTGGTCATTCTTACTGCTCAATACAATGATGCCTATAGACTTGTGTACAACAACATCGGGAATGCAACTTCGCATGTTGATGTTGCATTCTTGCAATGTCCACAATTGCAGCCCATACCTCGGCTTATTTTTGCCTTGCTGAGGAATCCTCTTCTCCGCTTACATGAAGAAGGCATTCACCCAGATTATCGAATATACTTGCAATGCCTCTTCAG TGCACTGGAGCCCACACCCCTTCAACGAGCAATATATCCATTACTTTCTTCTTACACTACACCAGACCAACAAGCATATCCACGCCACTCTTTAAGTCACGCTGCTCTCGTCACGAGCGGAAGCCCCATATTCCTCTTGGATGCCTTCACTAATATTATTGTGTACTATTCTCCGACAGCTGATTCTTCAATTCCCTTTCCTCCCCCTCATGATT GCCTTCTACGAGCAACAATCAACAAGTTGAAGCAAGAGAGGAATATTACACCAAAGCTTACGTTCATCCGTGGAGGGCAGGACGATGCCACTGCGTTCGAGAAATATCTCATCGAAGAGCAAAGCATTGATGGAAGCGATCTTTCCAGCATCATGGGGTTTGTTTCTTTTCTTGAGGAGATCTCCCGGGGTGTACTAGAGTACCTCAAGTAG
- the LOC135644521 gene encoding protein ABSCISIC ACID-INSENSITIVE 5-like encodes MASLSESRNMTLEDAEVTSEHRGPEPSRRQLIPLEDRDTVAARELDLGFPLMRQNTIYSLTLDEIQNAVCEPGKTFGSMNMDEFLTNIWNVEEIQAAAAANNNNEVPINHLAESTAGRQATEAPPLRRQGSLTLPAPLSRKTVDEVWAEIHRDVALRSQHVERASQEGAGSAARQPTFGEMTLEDFLIKAGVVREGYGGGPPGAPSPHQQPVAPPPAPAAQQYGMAGFGHVVGMAGYVDEQGLGSAAGVGNGGYSVGNGFGGRVGNGYAAAAAVGSPASPVSSEGIGGGQVDNTVAGYVADGPRVGGGGGRKRPTDGAAVDKVVERRQRRMIKNRESAARSRARKQAYTVELEAELNQLKEDNARLREEQGRVMALRKQLLLESMSEQARINVQKAARKLRRCNSSTW; translated from the exons ATGGCGTCCCTGTCGGAGAGCAGGAACATGACGTTGGAGGATGCGGAGGTGACGTCCGAGCACCGGGGACCGGAGCCGAGCCGTCGCCAGCTCATCCCGCTGGAGGACAGGGACACGGTGGCGGCTAGGGAGCTGGACCTCGGGTTCCCCCTGATGAGGCAGAACACCATCTACTCCCTCACCCTCGACGAGATCCAGAACGCAGTGTGCGAGCCCGGAAAGACGTTCGGCTCCATGAACATGGATGAGTTCCTCACCAACATCTGGAACGTCGAGGAGATCCAGGCCGCCGCAGCTGCAAACAACAACAACGAAGTGCCGATCAACCACCTCGCTGAGAGCACTGCAGGACGGCAAGCGACGGAGGCTCCGCCACTCCGTCGGCAGGGGTCGCTCACGCTCCCGGCGCCGCTGTCTAGAAAGACGGTGGATGAGGTGTGGGCGGAGATCCACCGGGACGTGGCGCTTCGGTCGCAACACGTGGAGCGGGCTAGCCAGGAGGGCGCCGGGAGCGCCGCTCGCCAGCCGACCTTCGGGGAGATGACTCTCGAGGACTTCCTCATAAAGGCTGGCGTGGTCCGGGAGGGGTACGGTGGCGGACCGCCGGGGGCGCCGTCGCCCCACCAGCAGCCGGTGGCGCCGCCTCCCGCGCCGGCGGCGCAGCAGTACGGGATGGCCGGGTTCGGCCACGTCGTGGGCATGGCGGGGTATGTCGACGAGCAGGGGCTGGGGTCAGCAGCGGGCGTGGGCAACGGGGGCTACTCGGTGGGTAATGGGTTTGGTGGACGGGTGGGGAATGGCTACGCCGCTGCGGCGGCGGTGGGGTCGCCGGCTAGCCCGGTATCCTCGGAGGGGATCGGGGGAGGGCAGGTGGACAACACGGTGGCAGGGTACGTGGCAGACGGGCCGAGGGTTGGCGGCGGCGGAGGGAGGAAACGTCCGACGGACGGGGCAGCGGTGGACAAGGTGGTGGAACGGCGGCAGAGGAGGATGATCAAGAACCGGGAGTCGGCTGCCCGGTCTCGCGCCAGGAAGCAG GCATACACGGTGGAGCTGGAGGCGGAGCTGAACCAGCTGAAAGAAGATAATGCCCGGCTGCGAGAAGAACAG GGAAGAGTGATGGCGTTGAGGAAACAACTG CTGCTGGAGTCCATGAGTGAGCAGGCGCGGATAAACGTGCAGAAGGCCGCGAGGAAGCTGCGCCGCTGCAACAGCAGCACTTGGTGA
- the LOC135645199 gene encoding DNA polymerase II subunit B4-like, whose protein sequence is MAEGGAGKSGEAPATVEATMTIKKAPRAEVEELPKAIVRRVVKDKLSQLASGGEEEDVSVQKDALLAFSESTRIFIHYVSATANDICKESKRQTINADDVLKALEEIDFPEFVEPLKVALEDFRTKNAVKKSGSKGRQTKKRKVDELSTQNGEDGGDGSDD, encoded by the exons ATGGCGGAAGGAGGAGCCGGGAAGAGTGGGGAGGCCCCGGCGACCGTGGAGGCGACGATGACGATAAAGAAGGCACCGAGGGCAGAGGTGGAGGAGCTTCCGAAGGCGATTGTGCGCCGCGTGGTGAAGGATAAACTCTCCCAGTTGGCTTccggaggagaggaagaggatgTGTCGGTACAAAAGGATGCGCTGCTTGCCTTCTCGGAGAGCACTCGCATCTTCATCCACTATGTCTCTGCCAC GGCAAACGATATCTGCAAGGAATCAAAGAGACAGACAATTAATGCTGATGATGTTCTCAAGGCACTCGAGGAAATTGACTTTCCTGAATTCGTTGAGCCTCTAAAAGTTGCTTTGGAGG ATTTCAGAACAAAGAATGCAGTAAAGAAGTCTGGATCAAAGGGAAGACAAACTAAGAAACGGAAAGTAGATGAGTTGTCCACCCAGAATGGGGAGGATGGGGGAGATGGTTCAGACGACTAA